The genomic region CGGATTGTACTTCGATGGGCAATTGTCGACCGGACATGTATTTGCCGAATATCCGGGGTCGCCAAATCCATCACCATCTGTGTCGGTGCATTCGTCGCAAACATCGCCAAGACCATCTCCATCAGCATCCGACTGAGTCGGATTCGGGACGGACGGGCAGTTGTCAAGTATGCATGTATTATTGGGATATCCCGGATCGCCATAGCCGTCGTCGTCAAGGTCGGTGCAGACATCGCAGCTATCACCGATTCCGTCGCTGTCTGCATCTTCCTGATCCGGATTCTGGACCAATGGGCAGTTATCCAATGCATCGATAATGCCGTCTTCATCCGTGTCCGCAGTCGATTCACACTCAAACGCGGAGACTTCGAGATCATCGATATTCCAACCGCAATACTGCCAGGAGCCATCTGATGTGCCCATGGTGAAACGGACATAGACAGTAGCCTGGCCGTCAGCGATAGATGATATATCGAACTCTTGGTAAGTCCATGCAGCGTCGCTGACTTCTCCAGAATTCTCCCATATCGTCGTCCAGGTGCTGCCATTCGTGCTGACACGTACGTAAGCATGGTCATATGAAGGCTGTTCTACTCCGAGCCAGCGCCAGAATTTGAAGCTCACCCCGCTCATGGCGCTGCAGTCCATTACCGGACTTGTAAGATGCCTCTCCGGCATGCTATTTTCATAGTCGCCGTTCAGATTATAAGCAAAGCATTTGGGGCTGTTGTGGCCTCCAACAGGATCGGGATTGCCATACTGACCGCCACCGCCTGTCGGGGCACCGCGAGCCCAAAGGCCGCCGGACACCGTCCAGCCCTTATCAGTCTCGAAATCGTCCTCAAATGCAACCGAAATCTGCGTCGCAGCAAAAGTGACATATGATGCCGCTGGAGCATACTGGGGATCGCTGACAGTGCCGTAACCGGTTGCCTCGGCGCTCACGTACCAGTTGATAGTCTGCAGGCATTCTACCGCAGGCATCATGAACTCATATTGGTTCGGGGCCAGTTCAGTGATTGTTCCGGCCTGATATGCTCCTCCATCGATCGAATAGTAGAAAGCACCAGTACCCGGCACCGGATCGGCAGAGATCGATGTAACATTGAACAGTACCGGTGTTTCGACATTCGGAAACACGTAGGCAGGCTTACCACTTGGATATACGAACTCGATGAGTGCAAGGTCGGGACAATCCATATTGTGGGCGCTAAATCCCGCGCAGATTTGATTGTAGTTCGGGGTGCCGTTCCCGAGGTTCGCGTCATCATCGTCGAGCGTCAGGAAGTCGATCGTGATCTGGGGCGTGATTTCCGTGCCGCTGTGCAGCAGGATTGAGTTGATCGTCAGATTAGCAAGCGTGTCCATGTATGTGGTAGGATATTTCCAAACAAGCGCATTCCGGGTATCCCAGATGCAAGCGGAAAGCAACTGACCGCAGTCATGAATGCTTCCGCTGCATGGATACTGATAGTCATTGTCGGCGTTCCTGAGCGGCTGCGAACATTGTCCGTCGCCATAGAATCCGTAGCCAAGCCCGGGATCGTCAGAGTCCAGGATTGAAATACAGTCACTCATGCCCTCACCATACTGTCCCTGACCACTGCCGGCAACTTCGATAAGATGGTGGCCATACTCATGGTGGATAACACTCTGCCATGCCGTATTCGGATACTGACCGCCGGCGCTGCAGAAATTGATCGAATAGTCCCAACTATCATACCAGGCATTTCCGGGGCAGTAGCCGTCGGTGCGGTTGACGTACACATCCATCTCAGTATGAGTCGAGACATCAGGATAAGTCGGGTTGAACTTCATTACGCGATCACGAACCACATTCGCCTCGACATAGGCATTTACCTGCGCCCTGTAAGACTCCGTATTCATTGAATTGTGCACGAAATCAGCGTGCGCGGGAGGTGTGATCGACATGGTCAGTTCGGCATCGGCACCGGTATAGTTAAACACTCTAAACCACTGGCCCCAGATCTTCGATGATACATCGTAGGGAGGTGAACCAAAGTTCTCAATAAAGAAATGGCCTTTGTGATCGGTATATCCGACCGCGCCACTGACTTCGACTCGGGCGTACTTCATCACCTCGACCAGTTCAGGTTCGCAGTCTTCTTGCGCATCACCCTGAGACGCCATGCCCTTGACTGTGCCGGTTACCGTCTCGAAGATGATACCGTTCTCTTCAAAGAGAATCTTCCCGGTAGCGGCATCAGCCACAAATAGCCATCGTTCCGGAAAATCGCTGAGTCCCCAGAATTGGATGGCGCGAGTCGGCTCATAATCGAAACTGTCGTGCCCGGCGAAGATCACCTCTGTCGGTTCGGTAAATTCGGTAAGGCTCGGGTGATCGATGAGGGCTTCACTCTTAGCCAGATCAAACTGATATGCACCTTTGTTGGCGGCGGTGAAATCGCCCAAATTCCTGATTGCTGACGATGCCAGCACGAGAGGGTAGTCAGCCCCGTTGCGAACCAGCAGCCTGAGATCAGACCTGAACACAGGCAGACCATCTCGATACTGTTTGTAATACACGAGAGTGAATTTGTAGTCACCAGTCAGTTCGTTATACATCACTCCGGTGGAATGATTGTCGTCCTTGAGCAGGCTTCCCGGAACAAGTTCCTCAGGCAGCGCACCGAGAACTGCGGAATGCTGTAGCCTAAATGATTCGGCAGTGGCTTCAGGGCTACTGCCGCTTCCAAATGAACGTCCATAGATGCGCGTAACACGATCATCGGTTTTATAGACCTTCAAATTCGGGTACTGCGCACTGAGAAGGCTAAACGCCTGTGTGCTTTCAGCAACAGACTTCTTGGCATAACCGTCAGTGGCAATGCCGAGAGCGAGTGTTGTGAGAAATGCGAGAAATACCACGATAGTGTAGCGTTTCACAATGATCTCCCTCCAGTTTGAAGCGTGATGGTTGAAATATCTATCCCAACTCTGGCAGGTGACTTCACCGGCCCTCCGTGATTCTTTGAGATCCGTTCTCCTTTCTCAGACTATGTTGCGTCAATTCATAATGTCGATCCAAGTCGTCGCATTCCATCTTTGAAAAAGAATGCTCAGCAATCAGCGCACGGCACCGGTCCTGAGGCAAAGATATAAGTTATCAAATACACCGCATCATCGATGTCGATGGCGCCCGTACAATCAGCATCACCCGCCTCGATCGGATCGGGGGCCGGTCCGCCGGCAAATATATAGGCTATCAAGAAAACGGCATCATCGATATCGACTTCGCCGGAACTGTCGGCATCGCCGCATACCCACTGCTGAGAGCTACATTCGAACGACAAGACGGAGAAGCCATCCAGCCCGGCTTCAACAATACTCTGCGGATCATCATCATTGGCCGTGAATCTAATCTTCATAGTCGAAGTCAAATCGACACCTGCCGCAATCAGCTCCGCCTCAGTGATTTCGTGATGGCGCCAGGTCAGGCCTCCATCTGTATCATGATTCGCGATTTCCGTCCAGGTTCCGATACCGCCCTCGCTATTGATCTCCACAAGCAGTTTATCGATTCCGCCTGCCACATTGGTCAGGAATAGGAAGTACTCATAGCTGATCAGTCCACCGTTGGACATATCAAACGTCGGTGATGTAAGCCTGACAGCGCCACCATCGACATCGGTATTTCCGGTTTGGTTCTGCGTGAGAAAACATCGCCCGCTGCCATCACCGTCGGTCACCGGATCATAATCCCAACCCGGATCGTTGACTGGTATCCCTCGCTGCCAATCGCCGCTGGTCGCCCCAAGATTCGAAGCAATCCATCCCTGATCAGTCTCGAAATTGTCGTCAATCGAAGCTATTACACTCGTGGCAATCCACGGAACATTCGGATCCGAGGGGGGAGGATCGTAGTACATACCGGAGTAAACGTCCTCTGCGCTGACATAGTATCCAATCTGCTCGTCACACGTGACTGCAGGCAGTTCCGCCTGGTACAGGTTCTCGAAAATCTGTGTCAGTGCGACGCTCGTGACCGGCGCGCCGTCGATTGAGTAATTCAACATCGCGGTTCCCGGTACAAGTTCTGCGCCGTTGACAGGATTGAGCTGTAAATCGAAGGGGGTTGTGACATCAGGCTCCAGATAGAATGGCACTCCAGCCGGATATGCGAATTCGATCCGGGGAGCCGTTACATCCTGCATGACGGCGTAGACCGTTGCCAGAGACGCCTTAACGAGCTTCGTCATGTAGTCAAAGTCCATATACGACGTGCTGTCCCGATAGGAGTGATACACAGTCGAGAAAATGTACTCATGCACGAACGTAACAGTGTATCCATTCTGGGCGAACGGGTAGTGGTCAGAACCGCCGGAACTTCCAGCCAAGACACCGCTTATGCCAACCAGCGAATCTGCCAGTTCCTGCCACAAGATCGAATAGCTGTTGTCGGAACCATAGAATAGATTCGCCTGTGTTGTGTTCTCGTAATGCGCAATCATATCCATATTGAGCATGTAGTCTATCGTGTCGCCGTTTGCAGCGGCGTTATCGGCATAATGGTAGGCCCCGAGCAAGCCCTGTTCTTCACCACTGAAGGTTATGAAGATAAACGTCATAGTAGGTTCAGAACCAGCCAGCACCCTCGCGATTTCGAGCGTCCCGGCTGTCCCCGAGCCGTTATCATCGGCGGCAGGAGAGCTCGACACCCCATCCCGGTGCCCACCAACCACGATATACCGATTGGGTCGCAGTGTGCCTACTTTGACAGCAATAGTGTTCTTGACAATAGTCGGACTGCCCGATATGCTGGTCGTGAACGAATCTGTATAGACAGAATCATAACCAAAGGACATGAACTTCTCTTTGGTCCATTCAGCAGCCGCGTAGCAGGAATCACTTCCGCTCAATCTTCTGTAATATGCCTGAAGCCTTTCAGTATAGGAAATCAGTGAGTCCTCTGAGACCAGGCCAATCAGCGAATCAAGATCCACACCGGCAGCGAGCAGAGCTTTGTCGAACCTCCGAGGCTCATTGTATTCTATTATCATGGGACGAATCGAAACCGGTGCCAGATCAATTTGGGTTTTCGACTGAGACAGCTCTGTGAATTTTGCTCGAAATATCCTGAGATTATCCTCTTCATATACGAGCGGATACATGCCGACATTCCCGAGGTCGAGGCGCGTATCTACGGCAAGCTCATCTTTGGTAATGTCCCGTTCGATAAGCTCAAACTGAGTCCCAGTTTCATCGAGGTCCCGTATTTTGTCCGATTCAACGAGTACAAGATAGCCGTTGGAGAGCCGCACCACAGGCTCAATGTCCAGGGCGGCAAGTCGCTCAGCGACGGCATGACTTGGGACGAGTACTCTGTAAAGGTCTGTTCCTAGGGCGTTGGCCGTTCCCAGAAGCAGAATCAGTGCAACCAGACTGAATCTTTTTGACATATCCATTCTCCTCACATGTTGTCAATCCAACAATCACGCCGGATCGCGATGCTCAGTCCTGCAACATCTCCCGTCGCAGGACTACCAGCCACAGCTTACGGACACGTAGAACAGGGTTCAGGTCCCTGAGCAAATATATAAGCGATCAGGAAAACCGCATCATCGATATCAACCGCACCTGAGCAGTCGGCATCTCCCGACTCAAGCGGGTCAGGCGGTGATCCACTCGCAAAAATGTACTGTATCAAATAAACCGCATCATCGATATCGATGGCTGTCGACCCATCCGCATCACCACAGATATATGTAATCTCGCACGTGTATGCCACGACCCCAAATGCATCGAGCCCAGCTTCGACAATCGAGCCGGCGCCAAGATCCGATGCGACAAATCGTACCTGCATGTTGGTCGTAGGCGTCACATACGCATTGACCCAGAATCCGCTCTCGTACCATCCACCGGAGGCCTCATCGACCGGGCCGACGATCTCGACATTGGTCCAGCTCCCACCGCCATCGCTTGACACATCGATGGTCATCTCATCAGCATATGGCGAGTCGCCCATATTATTGGAATACCACCTTGCATAGCTGATCCTGGCATTGATCCCCTCGAGATTCAGAATCGGAGAATAGAGGGTGGTCGAACCATCATCAACATCCGAATTTCCGTCCGTGTTATCGGTCACATAGCACATGCCGGAGCCATCATAATCGTTAGCGGGATCACCTCGATCACCGCCTCCGACAGGATCTCCCCGCTGCCACTGTCCATCAACAGCAGAACTCGATACAGTCCAGCCCTGGTTGGTCTGAAAGTTATCCTCGAAGAAGACATCCGATCCCGTAGCGACTACAGCAGAGAAAGAACTTGCCGGGGCGTCAGGAGGATCCGATACCGTTCCACCCTCGAGAGTCTCTGCCGTAACGTACCAACTGATGATACTTCCGCAATCGGTTGCCGGAAGCACGACCTCGTACTGATTCGGACTCACTTCGTCCATCACTCCGGGCAGGAAAAGCCCACCGTCGACGGAGATGAACATCGCACCTGTGCCCTGAATCGGTGTACCTGCAACTGCATTAACATTCACTGGAATCGTTTCAGTCTGATTCGGGTTCACAATCTCTGGCTGACCGCTGGGGTACTCAAATGACACATATGCCAGCGCAGGGCAATCCATGTTGTGCGCGCCGAAACCGGCACAAATTTCTTCGCGATGCGGAGTGCCGTTATCGATATTGGCATCATCATCATCGAGAGTTAGCCAATCGATAGTGATTTGAGGTGTAATCATGTTACCAGTGTGCAGCAGTATTGAGTTTATCGCAAGATTTGCGAGAGTATCCTGGTACTCGCCACCGGGATAGGTTACCATCAATTCATTACGTGTATCCCACACACAACCTGATAAGAGCTGTCCGCAATCATGAATTTCGCCGCCGCACGGATACTGCTTTGTATTGTTTGCATCTCTTAATGGTGTGGCACAATCGCCGAAGAATCCGAATCCTGTTCCGGATTCATCCGTAATCAACAACCCCATCACGTCGCCGAGGCCTTCGCCATATTGCCCCTGACCGCTCCCTGCCATATTCACCAGGTGATGCCCGTACTCATGATGTATCACTGTTGACCAGGCGGTATTGGGATAGCCACTTCCCGTAGCACAGAAATTCAGAGATTCATCGCCCGGATCGTACCAGGCATTCCCGGGACAGTATCCATCGTTGCGATTGACATACACGGGGAAGCCCGTCTGAGTCGAAACCGCGGGATAGAACGAATTGTGCTGCAGAGTCAGGTCGCGTACTACGTTAGATTGTATATAAGCATTGACCTGGGATCTGATATACTCAGTGTTTGAAGCATTGTGAGTGAAATTAGCAGGATCGGGAGGGGTGACAATTTGTGTCATGTCTTCCACACTTCCGAGATAATTGAAGATTGTGAAGAACTCTCCCGTCATAGGTGATTCGACTGTAACAGGGGATGCGAAGATCTCCTTGAACAGAAAATCACCGTAAATGTCAGTGTACTTCTGGGAAGCGCCTATGTTGACTTCAGCATACGGCATTGCCATAAGTATCTCATCTTCGCAATGCTCCGCACCGCTTCCCTCGGTCGCCAGTCCGCTCACATTTCCGGGCACATCCTCGAAGATGATCCGATCTTCTTGGTACAGGATTTCGCCGGTGCCGGCGTCGGCTACAAACAGCCATCTCTCGGAATTATCGTTAAATCCCTCAAATACGATGGCGTGAATCGGCTCAGAATTTATGTCGTCATAGCCCGCCCATATCACCTCTTTAGGTTCTGTGAATTCTGTCAAAGTCGGGTGCTCGATACTTACGATGTTCCTCGATGTCCCTATATTGATTCCAGACCGATTGGCGGCACTGAAATCACCCAGATCACGCAGTGCAGATGCTGCAAGAACGACAGGATAGCCCGGCTCATTGCGGACAAGTAACCTGACGTCGGCCCTGAAGACCGGCAGGCCGTCCCTGAACTGCGAGTAATAAACGAGAGTGAATTTCGATTCACCGGTCTGCGAGTTGTACATAACCGGCTGAGTGTGTCTACCGTCAGCAAGACGACTGACGGGCAGCAGGTCGCTCGCCTCGGCGCCCAGGACCGCCGAATAGGCAACTCTGAACTCCTCTGCGGCATCTTCAGGGCTGCTTCCGGAGCCAAATGCCCTGCCGTAGATCCGCGTAATTCTCCCCTCGTCACTTCTGTAAGCATTCACTGCAGGATAATCAGATTGCAGTAGCCTGAATGCCGCCTCAGCCCGGGCATTGCTCGCCGCGGATAGGTCGCTTAGGGCGCCGAGAAGCAGGACTGTGCATAGCAGGATGCCAATCATTGCGGCTGGCCTTGTTCGGACTCCGACGCCAGTAACATTCAGTAATTCCACTCTTCACTCTCCCATAGTTGGTCCCGGTTGCAGGACAGTTAACTGCACGGTTTATCAATCAATTGAGGTTATTTCCTGTAGGGCGACAACACCCTTGCTCATCAGTTGGGCACGGATCATTGCTGTAGCAAGAAAACGAAAGCTGATCCCGGCCAGCAATAGCCAGAAGCCACAGACACCTGCATATTTCGATGAATTGTAACTCAGTCTGGTTGGAGACTCTGTGTCGATGACGTCTGACCTTCGCTTATCAGTCGCGGGCAACGACCTGCAACAGGCGTGCAACAGTATTTCTTCGACTATCCATTTCTCTTGCAAAGTCATGAGTACTATTTCCCAGCAAAGGCTGGTAGTTTTGCGGGGCCAAGCACTCGAGATTGAAAGGCGCGTACAAATCACCGTCCGACGGGCAGTATACTACCGAGAATCAAACTCCAATGAAGAGTCAGTTAAGCTGCTTGCGAACAAGAGTTGCGTTATGCGTATGTCCTTTGCTCATGCACGGATGGGACAAAAGTCCGGTAAGAAAATTATAATGTGAGTGCTTGCCATCCGCTTGAACTAAGATCAATATAATCATTAATAGACCCACGTCAACAAATAGTTTGTCCACGCATGAAGCATGCGAGACTTGACGTTGCATGGTCGCAACAGTATCTGGGACAACCGGCTGCTGGGAACGTACGCGGAGAGCAATGGTCTCACCTTCCCGAAACTGTAGCGGCCTCTCTCATAACAGCTTACGATGAACTGGACAACAGAGACTCAACCTGCTGCATATCGCCGGGAAGTGCCGATTCAAACGTGACCAAAAGCCTCGATACCGGGTGCATGAACGACAGCTTGAACGCGTGGAGTGCCTGGCGATCTATGTTTTGCAGAATCTCCCTTGCCATTGCACGGTGTTGATCAAACATGCCCCGCAGCGCTTTTTCCCTGCCACCATAGTCGGGGTCCCCAATGACCGGATGGCCTGCGTGTGCCAGATGCACTCGTATTTGGTGGGTTCTGCCTGTAACGAGCTGTAGCTCGAGTTTCGCGGCGAATTCGTATTGCGCAATGACATCATATTTGGTAGTCGCAGGACGTGAACCGGAATCGGTCACCGCCATTCTCTTGCGATCCTTCCTGGACCTGCCGATCGGTGCCTCGATCGTACCATTCTCTTCCGGCATATGTCCCCAGATAAACGCAACATACCGGCGTTTTATCCTCCGTTCCTTCATCTCGTCTGCCAGGAATGCGAGCGACTTATCACTCTTCGCAACAACTATCAGGCCGGAAGTCTCCATATCGAGGCGATGAACCAGACCGGGGCGCAGTTTACCGGAGATGCCTTTGAAGTCCTTCACATGATGGAGAAGAGCATTGACGAGTGTGCCGTCCCAGTGCCCCGGTGCTGGATGCGACACCATTCCGACAGGCTTGTTCACTACGATGATTTCATCGTCCTCGAACACAACATCAAGCGGGATATTTTGCGCTACGAGGTGAAATTCCCTGAGTTCAGGAATGACTACATCAATTTCGTCACCTTCATGAGGTCTATATGATCCTCTCACATCGCACCCGTTGACCGTGACATGGCCTTCCGCAATCAGCTTCTGAATGTAGGTTCGGGAGATGTTTGGAAGCTTCGACTGGAGATAGTGGTCCACTCTGCGGAAGTCATCATCCGGCTCAACCAGGAAATTGTGCTGCTCCATGTATGACTCCTGCTATCGCGTTCGTACGCTGAAGCTCATCGATCGGGTTGACTCAGACGCGGAGTAATCGCTAATGCTACGGGCTTTCGGTGCCTGCTCCCCGCTCCAAGTCCGACTCAGGACTATTGCCATGCTGACGACTGAACACAAGAGACAGTATAATTATAGCCATGCCGACAGAAATAGCGGCATCGGCGACATTGAAAACCGGCCAGCGCGTCATGTACAGGCCTACGAAATCTATATCTGGAACATCAATGTCTGCAAAGTCTACGACCGTCCCGAGCCGGATGCGGTCTATCAGATTGCCTATAGCGCCGCTCAGTATGGCCGCCAGCGATAAATCCACCAGCCTGCTCGCACCCAATCCCCTCCAGAACACATAAACCACTACCGCAATCACGACGAATGAAGTAACGATGTGGAATGTATTCGATCCAACAGATACTCCAAACGCGCCCTTCGGATTGAGCACGTATGTCAAGCGAACAGTATCGCCGAATATCGAAAGTGATTCGCCGGGAACGAAATTTGACTGGATGAGATATTTGGTCAGGATATCAAGAAGAAGTAGCAGAAGAGAGACAGACAACAACAGAAGAATGTATCTATTGCTGCGCCGGTCGCGTGACAGTGCATCTGAGCCTAGACCCGTCAAGGTTGTCTCATTGTCTCTTCTTGGAATCGCTCTCTTCCTCCTCTTTACACTTGATACAAAAGCGCGCATGAGGAAGAGCGGTGAGCCGCGCCGTTCCTATCTCAGAATCGCACTTTATACACTTGCCATAGGTCTTGTCCTTAATGCGGCGCAACGCCTCATCAATGTGGTAGAGAAAACGCTGGCTCTTGGAGGCAAACATGAATGTCTTCTCCCTCTCCATAGCATCCGTCCCCTGATCCGCCATGTGATAGGAGTAGCTCGAGTGATCACCCGTAGCCTCCTTGGTTGTTGCATCCGCCACAGATCCTCGAAGGAGCCCCATTTCGTGAAGGACTTCCCTTCTTCTCTCCAGAAGAAGCTTTTCGTACTTCTTCATATCACGGGTGCGCATAAAACCTCCATGAACTATACCTTTTTCACTCGGATAACTGCGTGATGGCCATTAATGTTCCACTCTTGAATGAACCAATCTTGGCCACCTGTGAACGTAGGCTCGTAGACGAGCGAATCTGCAAGAGTCTCTCCTTTGATGTAATCAGCGCATCCCGAAGCTGACGAAACAACCGGCTGCGACGAATCATAAGTCACATTGATCCGGTCGACCACATCCAAGCCGTGTCCCTTCCTCATATTCTGAATCTTGTTGACCAGCTCGCGAGCGAAACCTTCTGAAATCAGATCGTCCGTCAAAGTTGTGCTAATCGCTACTACAATACCGGAATCTCTTTCGCTGGCATAACCATCGCGATCGACGGACTCTATCTCGATTTCGTCGGTTGTGAGAGTGATGTCATGCCCATTCAGCGAAAGCGCCAGTTTGCCCGTTTTCTGGAACTCGCTCAGTGAAGCATCGGATAGCGAACTGATAGCATCTTTGGCCCACCCGATCTTCTTGCCGAGTTTCGGCCCAAGCAGCTTGAAATTAGCCTTGGCTGTCAGCGATGTGACTTCTGAAGCATCATCGGAGAATACAACACTCTTGACATTCAACTCCTCAGCAATGATCGGCTTGAGGTTATCCAGATCATCAGCCGACAAATCATCCGGCAAAATCACCCTTAGTTCGGCAAGTGGCTGCCTGATCTTCAGATTAACCCTTGTCCTGGCCGCGCGAGCAAGATTCACTATCTTCTGAGCTGCGCCCATTCTCTTTTCGAGAGCGAGGTCAATCGCAGCTATATCCGCCACCGGGAAATCCTCCATATGGACACTCTGATTAGCATTCGGCTCGAGTTTAGCAACCAATTCACGGTACAGAAACTCTGTGAAGAATGGCATCACCGGGGCGGCCAGTTTTGACACAGTAACGAGACACTTGTGCAGCGTGGCATACGCGCGGTACTTGTCGGAATCACCCGCCGCCGCCCAGAATCTCCTCCTGCACCTGCGTACGTACCAGTTCGAGAGATCATCCACCACAAACGAGGCGATTGCACGCGTTGCGGGAGTCAGATCATAGCCTTCAAACCTGTCATTTACATCTTTGACGAGACTATTCAGCGCCGAGAGAATCCAGCGGTCGATCTCAAGAGCCGGTCCGGCCTTCTCTTCGAGAAATGTCAGCACAGGCTTCGAAGCATCCCCTCCCCGCTCGTACACCTTGTCGAGATTGGCGTACAGAGAGAAGAACGAATATGTGTTCTTCAACGTCTGCAGGAACTTCCGCTCCATTTCAGTCAGCGCAGCTTGATCGAAACGTGTCGGCAGCCACGGCTGCGAAGAGGCGAGCAGATACCAGCGAAGAGAATCTGCGCCGTTCTTGTCGAGGACTTCCCAAGGATCAACGATGTTGCCTTTCGATTTCGACATCTTCTGGCCTTCTTTATCGAGAATGAACCCGATAACGATCACATTCTTAAACGCTGTCGACTCTTTGAAGAGTGTCGCAATCGCAGTCAACGAGTAAAACCAACCGCGCGTCTGATCGGTCCCCTCGGAGATGAACTCAGCGGGAAACAGACTGCCGAAATTGCCATTGTTTTCGAATGGATAATGATGCTGAGCAAACGGCATAGCGCCGGAATCGAACCAGCAGTCGATCACCTCCGGAGTGCGTACCATCGTTCCGCCACACTTGCACGAAAACGTGACATCGTCAACGTACGGTCTGTGCAAATCGATGTCGTCCGGAACATCCGAGCCGTGCTCCTGCAATTCCTTTATCGAGCCGATCGAATCGAGTTCACCACACGAATCGCATACCCATATTGGCAAAGGAGTCCCCCAGTACCGTTCGCGGGAGAGTGCCCAGTCGACGTTGTTCTCCAGCCACTCGCCGAAACGTCCACTACCGATTTCCGACGGATACCAGTTTACCTGCCTGTTCGAACGTAAGAGGTCATCCTTGTGCTCGCTCGTTCTGATGTACCACGATTTCCTTGCATAGTACACGAGCGGTGTATCGCAGCGCCAACAGAAGGGGTAGTTGTGCACGTACTTCTCTTTCTTGAAGAGAATCTTCCGCTCTTTCAAATTCTTTATGATGTGAGGGTCGGCATCTTTAATGAACATTCCCGCCCAGTCGGTGACTTCGCTCTTGAATGTGCCGTTCGGCTCCACTGCCTGCAGAACCGGTAACCCGTACTTCTGGCCTACGGAGTAATCATCTGCGCCGAAAGCGGGCGCCATGTGGACTATGCCGGTGCCATCTTCAAGAGTCACGAAATCGGCGTTGGTTATGAAATACGCATTCTCAATCGAATCTTTGTAATAGTCGAAAAGCGGTTCGTACTTCTTGTGCTCCAGTTCAGAACCTTTCATCCGACCGACTACCTTGAACTCGTCGTTGATCACGCTGTTGGCGAGCGCCTCAGCAAGAATAAGA from Candidatus Zixiibacteriota bacterium harbors:
- a CDS encoding M28 family peptidase produces the protein MSKRFSLVALILLLGTANALGTDLYRVLVPSHAVAERLAALDIEPVVRLSNGYLVLVESDKIRDLDETGTQFELIERDITKDELAVDTRLDLGNVGMYPLVYEEDNLRIFRAKFTELSQSKTQIDLAPVSIRPMIIEYNEPRRFDKALLAAGVDLDSLIGLVSEDSLISYTERLQAYYRRLSGSDSCYAAAEWTKEKFMSFGYDSVYTDSFTTSISGSPTIVKNTIAVKVGTLRPNRYIVVGGHRDGVSSSPAADDNGSGTAGTLEIARVLAGSEPTMTFIFITFSGEEQGLLGAYHYADNAAANGDTIDYMLNMDMIAHYENTTQANLFYGSDNSYSILWQELADSLVGISGVLAGSSGGSDHYPFAQNGYTVTFVHEYIFSTVYHSYRDSTSYMDFDYMTKLVKASLATVYAVMQDVTAPRIEFAYPAGVPFYLEPDVTTPFDLQLNPVNGAELVPGTAMLNYSIDGAPVTSVALTQIFENLYQAELPAVTCDEQIGYYVSAEDVYSGMYYDPPPSDPNVPWIATSVIASIDDNFETDQGWIASNLGATSGDWQRGIPVNDPGWDYDPVTDGDGSGRCFLTQNQTGNTDVDGGAVRLTSPTFDMSNGGLISYEYFLFLTNVAGGIDKLLVEINSEGGIGTWTEIANHDTDGGLTWRHHEITEAELIAAGVDLTSTMKIRFTANDDDPQSIVEAGLDGFSVLSFECSSQQWVCGDADSSGEVDIDDAVFLIAYIFAGGPAPDPIEAGDADCTGAIDIDDAVYLITYIFASGPVPCADC
- a CDS encoding dockerin type I repeat-containing protein encodes the protein MELLNVTGVGVRTRPAAMIGILLCTVLLLGALSDLSAASNARAEAAFRLLQSDYPAVNAYRSDEGRITRIYGRAFGSGSSPEDAAEEFRVAYSAVLGAEASDLLPVSRLADGRHTQPVMYNSQTGESKFTLVYYSQFRDGLPVFRADVRLLVRNEPGYPVVLAASALRDLGDFSAANRSGINIGTSRNIVSIEHPTLTEFTEPKEVIWAGYDDINSEPIHAIVFEGFNDNSERWLFVADAGTGEILYQEDRIIFEDVPGNVSGLATEGSGAEHCEDEILMAMPYAEVNIGASQKYTDIYGDFLFKEIFASPVTVESPMTGEFFTIFNYLGSVEDMTQIVTPPDPANFTHNASNTEYIRSQVNAYIQSNVVRDLTLQHNSFYPAVSTQTGFPVYVNRNDGYCPGNAWYDPGDESLNFCATGSGYPNTAWSTVIHHEYGHHLVNMAGSGQGQYGEGLGDVMGLLITDESGTGFGFFGDCATPLRDANNTKQYPCGGEIHDCGQLLSGCVWDTRNELMVTYPGGEYQDTLANLAINSILLHTGNMITPQITIDWLTLDDDDANIDNGTPHREEICAGFGAHNMDCPALAYVSFEYPSGQPEIVNPNQTETIPVNVNAVAGTPIQGTGAMFISVDGGLFLPGVMDEVSPNQYEVVLPATDCGSIISWYVTAETLEGGTVSDPPDAPASSFSAVVATGSDVFFEDNFQTNQGWTVSSSAVDGQWQRGDPVGGGDRGDPANDYDGSGMCYVTDNTDGNSDVDDGSTTLYSPILNLEGINARISYARWYSNNMGDSPYADEMTIDVSSDGGGSWTNVEIVGPVDEASGGWYESGFWVNAYVTPTTNMQVRFVASDLGAGSIVEAGLDAFGVVAYTCEITYICGDADGSTAIDIDDAVYLIQYIFASGSPPDPLESGDADCSGAVDIDDAVFLIAYIFAQGPEPCSTCP
- a CDS encoding RluA family pseudouridine synthase, with the translated sequence MEQHNFLVEPDDDFRRVDHYLQSKLPNISRTYIQKLIAEGHVTVNGCDVRGSYRPHEGDEIDVVIPELREFHLVAQNIPLDVVFEDDEIIVVNKPVGMVSHPAPGHWDGTLVNALLHHVKDFKGISGKLRPGLVHRLDMETSGLIVVAKSDKSLAFLADEMKERRIKRRYVAFIWGHMPEENGTIEAPIGRSRKDRKRMAVTDSGSRPATTKYDVIAQYEFAAKLELQLVTGRTHQIRVHLAHAGHPVIGDPDYGGREKALRGMFDQHRAMAREILQNIDRQALHAFKLSFMHPVSRLLVTFESALPGDMQQVESLLSSSS
- the lspA gene encoding signal peptidase II, which codes for MTGLGSDALSRDRRSNRYILLLLSVSLLLLLLDILTKYLIQSNFVPGESLSIFGDTVRLTYVLNPKGAFGVSVGSNTFHIVTSFVVIAVVVYVFWRGLGASRLVDLSLAAILSGAIGNLIDRIRLGTVVDFADIDVPDIDFVGLYMTRWPVFNVADAAISVGMAIIILSLVFSRQHGNSPESDLERGAGTESP
- a CDS encoding TraR/DksA C4-type zinc finger protein, yielding MRTRDMKKYEKLLLERRREVLHEMGLLRGSVADATTKEATGDHSSYSYHMADQGTDAMEREKTFMFASKSQRFLYHIDEALRRIKDKTYGKCIKCDSEIGTARLTALPHARFCIKCKEEEESDSKKRQ